In Lactobacillus sp. PV012, one genomic interval encodes:
- a CDS encoding monovalent cation:proton antiporter family protein → MGQFSIFVVSLAALTIPIVMARLKVTTIPTAVAEIIVGIVLGHSALNIVEETTAVNLLSNLGVTLLMFLSGMEINFNLFKRDDTQSKAQVNPAKIAILSYILVTITAVILAVILHFTGLFSDIMLATIIFMTVALGVVIATLKEKEILSRPIGQTILLTAVLGEVIPLLLLTIYASINGGNAGQLWLIILLFVVAIILLNRFKKPYEWFTEISKSTTQLDVRLAFFLIFTLVTVAERVGAENILGAFLAGMVMKLLQPSEATMDKLTSIGYGFFIPVFFIMTGVKLNLKSLFAHPNALMLIPILVLFLILAKLPILLVYGRNFVKRNAVAGTFLIVTTITIVLPTLEVARKLKAITSVQSDAFILAAVIVCIFGPISFNSIFKLTKEDKIKERVTIFGANVVTVPVTQELYDNWYNITMMTNIKDNYNTYKSRLPKLKLVASLDEEQLKAAGAFNCEIFVAGLENDTLNRRLGLLAKSNGVKRVIVIQKKVIESPEIEELRNEGVEIFNAFNAETSVLRSMIESPSIVAILRNTKNGLYEITVRNRKYTGRKLMDLPFINKITVSYILRKKQWLTPHGNTIIEPGDRLIFTAPIEEVTKIRKELGKKN, encoded by the coding sequence ATGGGACAATTTTCAATTTTTGTAGTTTCTTTAGCTGCCTTAACGATTCCAATAGTAATGGCTCGTTTAAAAGTTACTACAATTCCCACAGCTGTTGCTGAAATTATAGTAGGGATTGTCTTGGGACATTCCGCCTTAAATATTGTTGAAGAAACAACAGCCGTCAATTTGTTATCAAACTTAGGGGTTACTCTTTTGATGTTTCTATCAGGGATGGAAATAAATTTTAACCTATTTAAGCGAGATGATACCCAAAGCAAAGCGCAAGTCAATCCTGCAAAAATAGCTATTTTATCTTATATTTTAGTAACTATTACCGCAGTAATTTTGGCAGTAATTTTGCATTTTACTGGTCTATTTAGCGATATAATGCTGGCAACCATCATTTTTATGACTGTTGCCTTAGGAGTAGTTATTGCTACCTTGAAAGAAAAAGAAATTTTATCACGACCTATTGGACAGACTATTTTGTTAACAGCTGTCTTAGGGGAAGTAATTCCTTTATTGCTTTTAACAATTTATGCCTCAATTAATGGTGGCAATGCTGGTCAATTATGGTTGATCATTTTACTTTTTGTAGTAGCGATAATTTTATTAAATCGCTTTAAAAAGCCATATGAGTGGTTTACCGAAATTTCTAAATCTACTACTCAGCTTGATGTACGCTTAGCCTTCTTTTTGATTTTTACCTTGGTTACAGTTGCTGAACGCGTAGGTGCTGAAAATATCTTAGGGGCGTTTTTAGCGGGGATGGTAATGAAACTATTACAACCTAGCGAAGCCACCATGGATAAATTAACCTCAATTGGGTATGGGTTCTTTATTCCAGTTTTCTTTATTATGACTGGAGTAAAACTCAATCTTAAATCATTATTTGCGCATCCCAATGCCTTAATGTTGATTCCAATTTTGGTATTATTCTTAATTTTAGCCAAGCTGCCAATTCTGTTGGTATACGGAAGAAATTTTGTTAAAAGAAATGCAGTCGCTGGTACATTTTTAATTGTTACCACTATTACGATTGTATTGCCTACGTTAGAAGTAGCGCGTAAGTTAAAGGCGATTACTTCAGTGCAATCTGATGCTTTCATTTTAGCAGCGGTAATTGTTTGTATCTTTGGTCCGATTTCGTTTAATTCAATTTTTAAATTAACCAAAGAAGATAAGATTAAAGAGCGAGTAACTATTTTTGGGGCCAATGTAGTGACAGTACCTGTAACGCAGGAACTATATGATAACTGGTACAATATCACCATGATGACCAATATTAAGGACAATTACAATACCTACAAGAGTAGATTGCCGAAATTAAAGTTAGTTGCTAGTTTAGATGAGGAACAGTTAAAGGCAGCTGGAGCTTTTAATTGTGAGATTTTTGTAGCAGGGCTAGAAAATGATACCTTGAATCGACGGTTGGGTTTACTAGCTAAAAGTAACGGTGTTAAAAGGGTAATTGTAATTCAAAAGAAGGTCATTGAGTCACCAGAAATAGAAGAATTGCGTAATGAAGGAGTGGAAATTTTCAATGCCTTTAATGCCGAAACTTCTGTTTTACGTTCAATGATTGAATCCCCATCAATTGTGGCAATTTTACGCAATACTAAGAATGGACTTTATGAAATAACAGTCCGCAATCGTAAATACACGGGTCGCAAATTAATGGATTTACCATTTATTAATAAGATTACGGTAAGTTACATTTTACGTAAAAAGCAGTGGCTTACGCCTCATGGTAATACAATTATTGAACCGGGAGATCGATTGATTTTTACAGCTCCAATAGAAGAGGTAACAAAGATTAGGAAAGAACTAGGTAAAAAGAATTAA
- a CDS encoding 2,3-diphosphoglycerate-dependent phosphoglycerate mutase, which yields MSKLVLIRHGQSQWNLSNQFTGWVDVDLSEKGVEEAKNAGRLLKEHGLEFDQAYTSTLTRAIKTLHYALEESDQLWIPEVKSWRLNERHYGALQGLNKEKTAEKYGDDQVHIWRRSYDVLPPAIDDDSEYSQAHDRRYAHLDPHVVPKAENLKVTLERVIPFWEDEIAPKLLDNKNVIIAAHGNSLRALTKYIENISDEDIMDVEMKTGEPVVYTFDENLDVVNKEKLDK from the coding sequence ATGTCCAAATTAGTATTAATTCGTCACGGACAAAGTCAATGGAACCTTTCAAACCAATTTACTGGTTGGGTTGATGTTGATCTTTCCGAAAAGGGTGTAGAAGAAGCTAAGAACGCTGGTAGATTACTTAAGGAACACGGCCTTGAATTTGACCAAGCTTACACTTCAACTTTAACTCGTGCAATTAAGACTTTGCACTACGCACTTGAAGAAAGTGACCAACTTTGGATTCCAGAAGTTAAGAGCTGGAGATTAAACGAACGTCACTACGGTGCACTTCAAGGTTTAAACAAAGAAAAGACTGCTGAAAAATACGGTGATGACCAAGTTCACATTTGGCGTCGTTCTTACGATGTTTTACCACCAGCTATTGATGATGATTCAGAATACAGTCAAGCACATGATCGTCGTTACGCTCACCTTGACCCACATGTAGTACCGAAGGCAGAAAACCTTAAGGTTACTTTGGAAAGAGTTATTCCATTCTGGGAAGATGAAATTGCTCCTAAGTTACTTGATAACAAGAATGTTATTATTGCAGCTCACGGTAACTCATTACGTGCTTTAACTAAGTACATCGAAAACATTTCTGATGAAGATATCATGGATGTTGAAATGAAAACTGGTGAACCAGTTGTTTACACATTTGACGAAAACTTAGATGTTGTTAACAAGGAAAAGCTTGACAAGTAA
- a CDS encoding DUF6612 family protein: MKHKNKFFLLFAVLSCLLVLSACGKKENSSSTSTLPSAKSLIGDKSSFSKSIQNGHFEQNLESKKLQQAISLTGNYNFDQITYASYKITNKSKTQTEQLWLTDKKLYMLLQGNHGKWIVTSSDANNFDSSQVTRRFDPDTFSELNDLMKEQAKVKENNSSYTVTYSGTSSEIWKAMNILVVDSMNSPGGQNMNIVRAINVAQLNNLKIQYVYNKSDKKLVSMNFSAKFTALNNANFTWNLNYDDFGQYKNLVVPQKISKNAVEVSKNK; encoded by the coding sequence ATGAAACACAAAAACAAATTTTTCTTATTATTTGCTGTTCTTTCATGCTTATTAGTACTAAGCGCTTGTGGAAAAAAGGAAAACAGTTCTTCTACTTCTACCTTACCTTCCGCTAAAAGTCTAATTGGTGATAAAAGCAGCTTTAGTAAAAGCATTCAAAATGGTCATTTTGAACAAAACCTTGAGTCTAAAAAGCTACAGCAAGCAATTAGTCTTACTGGTAATTATAATTTTGATCAAATTACTTACGCAAGCTACAAAATTACTAACAAGTCAAAAACGCAGACTGAGCAACTTTGGTTAACTGACAAAAAGCTTTACATGCTACTACAAGGTAACCATGGAAAATGGATTGTAACTAGTTCTGATGCTAATAACTTTGATAGTAGTCAAGTAACTCGTCGCTTTGACCCTGATACTTTTAGTGAGCTTAATGATTTAATGAAAGAGCAAGCTAAAGTTAAAGAGAATAATTCTTCTTACACTGTAACTTACTCTGGCACTAGTAGTGAAATCTGGAAGGCAATGAATATCTTAGTAGTTGATAGTATGAACAGTCCTGGTGGCCAAAACATGAACATTGTTCGTGCAATCAATGTAGCTCAACTTAACAATTTAAAGATTCAATACGTTTACAACAAATCAGATAAAAAACTTGTTTCAATGAATTTCTCTGCTAAGTTTACTGCCTTGAATAACGCTAACTTCACTTGGAACTTAAACTACGATGACTTTGGTCAATATAAGAATTTAGTTGTCCCACAAAAGATTTCTAAAAATGCTGTTGAAGTAAGCAAAAATAAATAG
- a CDS encoding AbrB family transcriptional regulator: MHINLILKKYDDSEKEIVFSIPTDFSFHTYPHYLIHQMKDGRILLIPYIENPYTSEMKFEGMEDREQDDWENLGLEEFGKEEYDD, from the coding sequence ATGCATATCAATTTAATTTTAAAGAAGTATGATGATTCAGAGAAAGAAATAGTTTTCAGTATTCCAACTGATTTTTCATTTCATACTTATCCCCATTATTTAATTCATCAAATGAAAGATGGTCGCATTCTTTTAATCCCATATATTGAAAATCCCTATACTTCGGAAATGAAGTTTGAAGGAATGGAAGATAGAGAGCAAGATGATTGGGAAAATCTTGGTTTAGAAGAGTTTGGTAAGGAAGAGTACGATGATTAG
- a CDS encoding DHA2 family efflux MFS transporter permease subunit — MLPLMLGAFVGMLSETSLNIALPQLMQAFKVPTGTIQWLVTGYMLVIGIVLPLSSLLTKWFSTRKLVIFGLFAFLIGSIISAIAPNFGIVLTGRMIQGIGTGIVLPLMFTAAMLIFPPEKLGAAMGACAMVIMLAPAIGPTVTGLILGKLSWNWIFWMFVPFLVVALIFAFTSLVNLNEVTKPRIDFVSILESVVGFAALVSGVSLAGDMGLTSPLVWVLIIGAIIVLAFYTHRQLHLENPILNLKIFSISQFRVGALIVMVDFAIILSAMYLLPQYIQSGRLLPVALTGIIMLPGGLINALTSAIAGRIYDQIGAKFPALIGFILALVGALMLAFTTTTSSIWYIIVAQVILMIGAPLAMSPAQTYALNAVQGPESADGSTIMNTLQQIVGAIATAIATILLATGQQAANTTNKAVAFTNGAHYGFYFTIVLVILGLLLSLFIKKENNFLGNEQWKHCSFLTKKSKGTIIDLLKIRAISNLI; from the coding sequence ATGTTACCCCTTATGTTAGGAGCATTTGTAGGAATGTTATCTGAAACGTCTCTTAACATTGCCCTTCCCCAATTAATGCAAGCTTTTAAAGTCCCAACAGGAACTATTCAATGGTTAGTTACTGGTTATATGCTAGTAATCGGAATCGTCCTTCCACTATCTAGCTTACTTACCAAGTGGTTTTCAACAAGAAAATTAGTTATTTTTGGGCTTTTTGCTTTCTTAATTGGGTCGATTATTTCTGCAATTGCACCAAACTTTGGAATCGTATTAACTGGAAGAATGATTCAAGGTATCGGAACTGGAATCGTTTTACCATTAATGTTTACCGCTGCAATGTTAATTTTCCCACCTGAAAAACTGGGAGCGGCAATGGGAGCCTGTGCCATGGTTATCATGCTTGCACCAGCTATTGGTCCAACGGTTACTGGGTTAATTTTAGGTAAATTAAGCTGGAATTGGATTTTCTGGATGTTTGTTCCCTTCTTAGTAGTAGCATTAATCTTTGCCTTTACTAGCTTAGTTAACCTCAATGAAGTTACTAAACCTAGAATTGATTTCGTTTCTATTTTAGAATCAGTTGTTGGATTTGCTGCCTTAGTTAGTGGGGTAAGCTTAGCAGGCGATATGGGGCTTACTTCACCTCTTGTGTGGGTATTAATTATTGGAGCAATTATTGTGCTAGCATTTTACACTCATCGCCAACTTCACCTTGAAAATCCAATTCTCAATTTGAAGATTTTTTCAATTTCGCAATTTAGGGTTGGAGCCTTAATTGTTATGGTAGATTTTGCAATCATTCTTTCTGCTATGTATCTTTTACCCCAATACATTCAAAGTGGACGTTTGCTTCCAGTAGCCTTAACAGGAATTATTATGTTACCAGGTGGCTTAATCAATGCTTTAACTTCTGCCATTGCCGGTCGCATTTACGACCAAATTGGTGCTAAATTCCCAGCTCTTATTGGCTTTATTCTTGCCTTAGTGGGAGCTTTAATGTTGGCTTTCACAACTACAACTTCTTCAATTTGGTACATCATCGTAGCCCAAGTTATTTTAATGATCGGCGCTCCGCTTGCAATGTCTCCAGCTCAAACATATGCGCTTAATGCTGTTCAAGGACCTGAATCTGCTGATGGTAGTACTATTATGAACACTTTACAACAAATTGTTGGAGCAATTGCTACCGCTATTGCTACTATCTTATTAGCTACTGGACAACAAGCAGCTAATACAACTAACAAGGCAGTTGCCTTTACTAATGGGGCTCACTACGGTTTTTACTTTACTATTGTTTTAGTAATTCTTGGCTTATTATTAAGCTTGTTTATCAAAAAAGAAAATAATTTCCTGGGAAATGAGCAGTGGAAACACTGCTCATTTTTGACAAAAAAATCAAAAGGCACTATAATAGACTTACTAAAAATAAGAGCTATATCAAATTTAATATGA
- a CDS encoding type II toxin-antitoxin system PemK/MazF family toxin, producing MIRFKQGDIVWVDFSPSVGQEMRGKHPAVVISSNSYNEKTHYLMVCPITSHGNDFPTYVDLEGYAVHGRVNAAQIQTFSRERLLDEKPAGHLRPEDLFRVQHMLEFALQLD from the coding sequence ATGATTAGATTTAAGCAAGGAGATATTGTTTGGGTGGATTTTTCTCCATCAGTTGGACAGGAGATGCGAGGAAAGCATCCCGCAGTAGTTATCTCTTCAAATTCATATAATGAAAAGACACATTATTTAATGGTTTGTCCCATTACATCACATGGGAATGATTTTCCGACTTATGTAGATTTAGAAGGATATGCCGTTCATGGACGAGTAAATGCAGCACAGATTCAAACTTTTTCTCGTGAACGTTTGCTTGATGAAAAACCAGCTGGCCATTTGCGGCCAGAAGATTTATTTCGCGTCCAACACATGCTTGAGTTTGCTTTGCAACTTGATTAA
- the rpsN gene encoding 30S ribosomal protein S14 codes for MAKKSKIVKAAKQRELIKKYYELKAAGNVEALAKLPRNARPVRYHNRDLQDGRPHGYMRKFGMSRLRFKELAHKGQLPGVKKASW; via the coding sequence ATGGCAAAAAAATCAAAAATTGTTAAAGCTGCAAAGCAACGTGAATTAATTAAAAAATACTATGAATTAAAAGCTGCTGGAAATGTTGAAGCATTAGCTAAATTACCTCGCAATGCTCGTCCAGTTCGTTACCACAATCGTGACTTACAAGATGGACGTCCACACGGCTACATGCGTAAATTTGGAATGTCTCGTTTACGTTTCAAAGAATTAGCTCACAAGGGACAACTTCCTGGCGTTAAAAAAGCAAGTTGGTAA